One Triticum dicoccoides isolate Atlit2015 ecotype Zavitan chromosome 5B, WEW_v2.0, whole genome shotgun sequence genomic window carries:
- the LOC119305198 gene encoding L-type lectin-domain containing receptor kinase IX.1-like translates to MAPPSCVRLLMLLLLLAVVVAARPLVYGDAVSDEMFLYPPPSEISCSTDGNYSDGSQYHVNLDRLLSAIPMAAAKNSGFFNGMFGEAGDEVFGLFMCYAGDTDPECQDCLTRAPEGTMKLCPNSRRVHAVYRACTLRYSDESFFSVADLSITVLSAAPYVQRPYQTRYDRDPYETSNNGVPLEGNVVDMVGMSRTRSELIHRLMAKAGQAAERIAEGTQRFTDIDTQWMRAVVQCTRDLPARECTSCLSYYNDQLPRLLRNNSGGAIKGYNCYLGYTIFVDRPSTVRLDRYRYSESYEAHELERSRKQRKVAAIVGLIIGAVVLVLFLIGLLVRFLLNWWRRRIVAARAVARSEPAYFRGKSVCQDELEEGSWPRRFTYDELVAATDGFSDANKLGEGGFGSVYRGFLCGMDLHIAVKKVSKSSRQGWKEFVSEVKIISRLRHRNLVRLVGWFYGGDDDDLLLVYELMPNGSLDTHLYKPYQLLPWAVRYEVVLGVGSALLYLHQDTEQRVVHRDVKPSNIMLDASFNAKLGDFGLARLICNGRSSFTTGAAGTLGYMDPKCVYVGTASVESDVYSFGVVLLEMACGRTPAVADGGAIVHLLQWVWDSYGAGAILEAADARLNGKFDEKEMERVMVVGLWCGHPDPSVRPSIRQAVSVLRLEAPLPSLPAKMPVATYMMQPPPGDSFGSSVSSGSGDASTTHSARDKVE, encoded by the coding sequence ATGGCTCCACCTTCATGTGTTCGTCTTCTGATGCTACTCCTACTCctagccgtcgtcgtcgccgcacGCCCACTTGTTTACGGCGATGCTGTCAGCGACGAGATGTTCCTGTACCCTCCGCCATCCGAGATCTCGTGCTCAACCGACGGCAACTACAGCGACGGAAGCCAGTACCACGTGAACCTCGACCGACTCCTGTCGGCCATCCCCATGGCTGCTGCCAAGAACAGTGGCTTCTTCAACGGCATGTTCGGGGAGGCGGGCGACGAGGTCTTCGGTCTCTTCATGTGCTATGCTGGCGACACCGACCCTGAGTGCCAGGACTGCCTCACCCGCGCTCCCGAGGGGACCATGAAGCTGTGCCCAAATAGCAGGAGGGTTCACGCTGTCTACCGCGCCTGCACCCTTCGGTACTCCGACGAGTCCTTCTTCTCCGTCGCCGACCTCTCCATCACCGTCCTGTCAGCCGCGCCCTACGTGCAACGTCCTTACCAAACTCGGTACGATCGAGACCCTTACGAAACTTCGAACAATGGAGTCCCACTAGAAGGGAATGTCGTGGACATGGTCGGCATGAGCCGCACGAGATCCGAGCTGATTCATCGGCTCATGGCGAAGGCTGGACAAGCGGCCGAGCGGATCGCCGAGGGCACACAACGGTTCACCGACATCGACACACAGTGGATGCGGGCGGTGGTGCAGTGTACGAGGGACCTGCCGGCAAGAGAGTGCACAAGCTGCCTCTCTTACTACAACGATCAGCTGCCGCGATTGCTCCGGAACAACAGCGGGGGCGCCATCAAGGGGTACAACTGCTACTTGGGTTACACTATTTTTGTTGACAGGCCGTCTACGGTGCGGCTGGATAGGTACCGGTACAGCGAGAGTTATGAAGCCCATGAGTTGGAGCGCAGTAGAAAACAACGAAAGGTGGCTGCCATCGTGGGTCTTATCATCGGCGCCGTGGTACTCGTGCTCTTCTTGATCGGCCTATTGGTCCGGTTCCTGTTAAACTGGTGGCGAAGGCGGATAGTGGCGGCCAGGGCGGTCGCAAGATCAGAACCGGCCTACTTCCGTGGCAAAAGCGTATGTCAAGACGAACTCGAGGAAGGGTCCTGGCCGAGGCGATTCACATATGATGAGCTCGTGGCCGCCACAGACGGCTTCTCCGATGCGAACAAGCTAGGTGAAGGAGGCTTTGGGTCCGTGTACCGGGGGTTCCTCTGCGGCATGGACCTTCACATTGCCGTGAAGAAAGTGTCCAAAAGCTCCCGACAGGGTTGGAAGGAGTTTGTCTCCGAGGTGAAGATCATCAGCCGACTTCGTCACCGGAACCTCGTCCGGCTTGTTGGATGGTTCTAtggtggtgacgacgatgatcttCTTCTTGTCTATGAGCTGATGCCCAATGGCAGCCTGGACACACACCTGTACAAGCCGTATCAGCTGCTACCATGGGCAGTGAGGTACGAGGTCGTCCTCGGCGTCGGCTCCGCGCTACTGTACCTGCACCAGGACACCGAGCAGCGCGTCGTGCACAGGGACGTCAAGCCGAGCAACATCATGCTGGACGCGTCCTTCAACGCTAAGCTCGGTGACTTCGGGCTCGCAAGGCTCATTTGCAACGGCCGCAGCTCATTCACGACGGGTGCAGCCGGGACGCTTGGGTACATGGACCCGAAGTGCGTTTATGTGGGCACGGCCAGTGTGGAGTCTGACGTGTACAGCTTCGGCGTCGTGCTACTTGAGATGGCCTGTGGCCGGACGCCGGCGGTGGCCGATGGCGGAGCTATTGTCCATCTGTTGCAGTGGGTCTGGGATTCGTACGGTGCAGGGGCCATCCTCGAGGCAGCGGACGCTCGTCTGAATGGCAAGTTCGACGAAAAAGAGATGGAGCGCGTCATGGTCGTCGGGCTCTGGTGCGGGCACCCTGACCCTAGTGTGAGGCCGTCCATCAGGCAGGCCGTCAGCGTGCTGAGGTTGGAGGCGCCACTGCCGAGCCTCCCGGCTAAGATGCCAGTGGCAACCTACATGATGCAGCCACCGCCTGGTGATTCTTTTGGTTCTTCAGTGTCTAGCGGCAGCGGGGATGCCAGCACGACTCATTCTGCTCGAGACAAAGTCGAGTAG